The DNA region TTCAACCCTCTCTTCGTTCTCAAAAACAAATAAAAGAGCAACGAGTTCACGATATGAAAAAAGCCATAGTTATCGGCGGCGGGTTTTGCGGCTGCGTTGTCACGGAAATGTTGAGCAAGAAAGGATTCGAGGTCACTGTCGTCGAAGCCGGCGATTGTATCGGCGGCGGGTGCAGGACCTTCTTCTATCATGGCCATCCCTACACCATCGGCCCCAGACATATTCTGGTCGATGTCGACGAAATGTACACGTGGGAATACATGGAACGTTTTGTCGAAATGCGGGAACTGCAACACCACAGCCTCACCTACGTTAGCCAAGACGATCGGTTCTACACCTACCCCATCCACATGGATGACATCCAGTCTATGCCCGATAAAGATACCATCGAGGCTGAACTGGATAACCGCGGCGACGTCTCGCAATCCAAAGACTTCGAGGAATATTGGGTTAACTCCGTTGGTCAGACGCTCTACAACAAGTTCGTCAACACCTACTCAAAAAAGATGTGGGGAGTGAAGAACAACAAGGAAATCGACGATTTCGGCTTTTCTCCCAAAGGCGTGGCGCTGAAATCGGGTGATAAAGTAAGTTTTGAGGGGAGCAAGGTCATAGGATACCCGACCAACATCGAAGCGTTCAACCCCTTCTTCGATGCTTGTGTCCAAAACGCCACCGTCATCTACAACACCCCGGTGCAAAAGATCGACGTGGATAAAAAACGTGTGCTTGCCGGCGACCAATGGCTTGATGCCGATCTCATCGTCAGCACCATTTCGCCCGATATCGTTTTCGACTATTGCCACGGCGAACTGCGTTACATAGGCAGACACTTCATGAAGTTGATTCTGCCCTGCGAGCGCGTCACGCCGGAGCCATACTACTTTCTTTATTATGCGGGAGACGAGCCTTACACCCGCGTGGTGGAATACAAGTTGCTAACAGGATATGAATCGCCCAATACGCTGTTGGGCATCGAGATTCCTACGTTCGACAACAAAATGTATCCCTATCCAGTCAAAGCCGATATTGCCAAGGCCAAAAAATATCTCGAAATGTTTCCCGATGGCGTCCATTCCCTCGGTCGTATGGGAAAATATAACTACGATAATATGCATGTGGTCATTCGGGATTGCTTCAAGCTGATGGAGAACATCTAAGTTGGTTGTATGAAAAGCACCATCGCCATACTTGAGCTTGCCTCACCACAGGATCTTGATCCGAACGCCCGCATCGTTTTGTATGGTGCGGGCGACTATGGAATACATTACCTCGAACAACTCCGTCAGGAACGAAGCGACGTGGACGTCGTGTGTTTCCTTGACAGTTTTTGCGAACCGGGAGGCGTGTGCGAGGGGGTGCCCATCGTCAATATTGCCGACTTCGACTTTACTGAACAGCACGTGGATGTGGTTATCACGGCTGCTGGCGTCGCTCCCATCTCTCACGCATTGCAGGAACGAGGTCTTCAGCGCTGTTATACGCCTGTCGTTACCATGTATGGTGCACAATGGTTTCAGCACCGTGATATATTTGAAGCGCCGCTTGACTACGCCGCCCAAATGCAGGGCTATCGTTTTTGGGAAAACATTTATCGCTGGCGCTATCGTGCCTTGCTGCGAGAGCATTTTGGCTCCCCGGAACCGCTGTCGCCATTATCCGACACCATTCCTCAAGAACTGCTTGCAGCGTTTACCATGAACGGCGCATCGGAACTGATTCTTGACGTCCAAGATCAAAGGCATCCATCGAACTATTTGCTCGTCTACACGGATGATGAAATCGACGACTGCATTTCCAGGATCAAGCAAGGGGACTCCACCGTCTATGCCAAATTGGATGAATATGTACGCCAATCCCTGCAAGACCATCCCGTAGAGGGAAAAAGCATGGCTGTCTTCGGGTCCACGAGTCCATGGTATGAATCCATGTGCCTTGCGTATGGAGCACATCCGACCACGGTAGAATACTACCGGATCATCTCTCGAACTAACCGCTTGCGTACATTGACCGTGGATGAGCTCAAGGCAAGTAATGAGACATTCGATCACGCCATGTCCATCTCGTCTTTCGAGCACGACGGACTTGGAGCATACGGAGACCCCCTGAATCCCAACGCCGATCTTGAAGCTATGCAACGTGTGCGCGAGCTGCTCAACGACGGAGGACTGCTTTTCCTGAATGTTCCGGTTGCTAAGCAGGATATGCTGATTTTCAACGGGTGCAGAGTATACGGTGAACACCGTCTTCCCATGCTTTTTGAAGGATATACGCTCATTGATTCCTATGGTTACGATACCAAAAGAATGGATGCCGCACCCCGCGCCAGATTCGAACCCTTATTTGTTTTACAAAAAAGTTGAGTCTATGCACGCCAAGCCTTGCGCCATACTTGCACGTCCTTTAAGCAACAACGACCCTCTTTTCGCAGCACACGAGGGACGCTTGCTTTTTAGAGAAGCACTGCAAGAAATGCTCGCCCAACGTCTCTTTACGCAGGCTGTTGTCGCCGTTCCTGAAACGCTTTCTCCCGCCATGCGCGAAAAAGTAGAAGCGCTGGGCTTCCCGGTCTATTACGGGCATGAATCTCCACATATACGACTGGCCGAATTGTGCCGGCAGGCTTTTTTCGATTCCATTGGCGTCATCACGCCTTACGCCTGTCTTGTGAACAAAGACGCTCTCGATGAAGCGTGGGCAAAAGTCGATCACGGCGCAGATGGAGCATACGCTTCAGGCACCATTCCGGCGAAAGAGTTCACGGTTCTCGGTCGCAACGCGATTGCGGCCCTTTCTTCTCTGGACTCGTCCCCCTTTCCACCTGCTCTGCTTCCCAAGCGACTGCGTGAAACAGGTCTTGCGACATGCGTTCCTCTTGAGGGCATCGAAAGCCCGGCTGAACGTTTTGCCTGGGGAACATACTTTGCCGGGCATAATGCCGTGTTTCCTCCTGCTGTTTTGGACCTTTTTTTCCAGAAAACGGATCGTTCCGAGTGGTTCACGCGCTCTGCACATACACGGCTCCTTTACCAAGCAGCCCACATCAACAACTTGGCTCCTCTGGATGAAGCGCTGTTGCGCTGCGGCGATGATGGCGGAACCACTCTCGCCTCGCACGTTCATTTTCTCAGAACACTGTTGCCTCACCTGCCTACCCAAGGCGGAACGTTTCTTGAGGTGGGATGTAGTCGTATCCCGCTTGTGTCGAATCTGCTGATGAATCACTTCGAGAGAGGGGTTGCCATGGACCCCTTTACGTATTCTGAAGAAGGGCGCGATGCCGCTTTTGCCCTCTGCGATACACTTGAACAGCACGCTTCCGGACTTCTCCCCATTCCCGTGAAGTCAGGACATGGTCGTCCGGAAACGTTCAGTTCAACGTTGGAAGAACTGCACCTCGAAGAGTCCTCTGTTGATTTCTGCTTTTCTAAAGTCGTCCTTGAACATGTCAAAGATATTCCTTCGTTGTCTCGGGAATTGTTTCGGGTTCTGAAACCTGGAGCCTCCATGCTTCATCGCATCGACTTTCGCGACCATGGCGCCGAGGACGAGCCTGTCTATGTCAATTTTGACTTTCTTGCCTATTCCAAAGAGCAATGGCTGGCGAAAAACGAAGAAACCAACCTTTGGCGCATCAGCGATTTTGTCGAGTTGTGGCATGAAATCGGCTTTACGGTCGAGACTCTGGAACGTCAGCACCGCAAAGTAGCCCCGTCCCGTTTGCATCCGTCATGGGCTGAATATGATGATGAAGACCTTTACTGTTACGATGCAACCCTAAAAGCGACAAAACCGCACTAAAAAGGGAAGGATAACATGCCTCAGAGAGACTTCGTATCCAAATTACATAAGAAAACCACTCGTAATTACCTGGAACGGGTATGCGAACATGATAAGATCGAGTGTGGCACCATCGCCAAACAATACGGCAAGGACTATTGGGATGGTGACCGACGATACGGTTATGGCGGTTACCGCTATGATGGTCGATGGGAAGTTGTTGCTCAAGACATGATTGACCACTATGGCCTCAAGCCCGGCATGTCGATTCTTGATATCGGGTGCGGCAAAGCGCATCTGCTCTATGAATTCAAAAAGCTCATTCCCGACTTGAATGTTTGCGGAGTAGACATTTCAGAATGGGGTCTGCAAGATGCAAAAGAGGAAGTCCGTGAATTCCTTACACTTGCTCCAGCCCAAGACCTTCCTTTTGACGATAACCAGTTCGATCTTGTCTATTCGTTGGCCACGT from Desulfovibrio inopinatus DSM 10711 includes:
- a CDS encoding UDP-galactopyranose mutase produces the protein MKKAIVIGGGFCGCVVTEMLSKKGFEVTVVEAGDCIGGGCRTFFYHGHPYTIGPRHILVDVDEMYTWEYMERFVEMRELQHHSLTYVSQDDRFYTYPIHMDDIQSMPDKDTIEAELDNRGDVSQSKDFEEYWVNSVGQTLYNKFVNTYSKKMWGVKNNKEIDDFGFSPKGVALKSGDKVSFEGSKVIGYPTNIEAFNPFFDACVQNATVIYNTPVQKIDVDKKRVLAGDQWLDADLIVSTISPDIVFDYCHGELRYIGRHFMKLILPCERVTPEPYYFLYYAGDEPYTRVVEYKLLTGYESPNTLLGIEIPTFDNKMYPYPVKADIAKAKKYLEMFPDGVHSLGRMGKYNYDNMHVVIRDCFKLMENI
- a CDS encoding DUF268 domain-containing protein, with translation MKSTIAILELASPQDLDPNARIVLYGAGDYGIHYLEQLRQERSDVDVVCFLDSFCEPGGVCEGVPIVNIADFDFTEQHVDVVITAAGVAPISHALQERGLQRCYTPVVTMYGAQWFQHRDIFEAPLDYAAQMQGYRFWENIYRWRYRALLREHFGSPEPLSPLSDTIPQELLAAFTMNGASELILDVQDQRHPSNYLLVYTDDEIDDCISRIKQGDSTVYAKLDEYVRQSLQDHPVEGKSMAVFGSTSPWYESMCLAYGAHPTTVEYYRIISRTNRLRTLTVDELKASNETFDHAMSISSFEHDGLGAYGDPLNPNADLEAMQRVRELLNDGGLLFLNVPVAKQDMLIFNGCRVYGEHRLPMLFEGYTLIDSYGYDTKRMDAAPRARFEPLFVLQKS
- a CDS encoding methyltransferase domain-containing protein; the encoded protein is MLFREALQEMLAQRLFTQAVVAVPETLSPAMREKVEALGFPVYYGHESPHIRLAELCRQAFFDSIGVITPYACLVNKDALDEAWAKVDHGADGAYASGTIPAKEFTVLGRNAIAALSSLDSSPFPPALLPKRLRETGLATCVPLEGIESPAERFAWGTYFAGHNAVFPPAVLDLFFQKTDRSEWFTRSAHTRLLYQAAHINNLAPLDEALLRCGDDGGTTLASHVHFLRTLLPHLPTQGGTFLEVGCSRIPLVSNLLMNHFERGVAMDPFTYSEEGRDAAFALCDTLEQHASGLLPIPVKSGHGRPETFSSTLEELHLEESSVDFCFSKVVLEHVKDIPSLSRELFRVLKPGASMLHRIDFRDHGAEDEPVYVNFDFLAYSKEQWLAKNEETNLWRISDFVELWHEIGFTVETLERQHRKVAPSRLHPSWAEYDDEDLYCYDATLKATKPH
- a CDS encoding class I SAM-dependent methyltransferase, which codes for MPQRDFVSKLHKKTTRNYLERVCEHDKIECGTIAKQYGKDYWDGDRRYGYGGYRYDGRWEVVAQDMIDHYGLKPGMSILDIGCGKAHLLYEFKKLIPDLNVCGVDISEWGLQDAKEEVREFLTLAPAQDLPFDDNQFDLVYSLATFHNFKIMDLQKAIQELNRVAKNPAQSYIMLESYRNEAERVNMMYWQLTCESFYSVDEWEWVYKHFGYVGDYSFIFFE